One window from the genome of Hyperolius riggenbachi isolate aHypRig1 chromosome 6, aHypRig1.pri, whole genome shotgun sequence encodes:
- the UBXN10 gene encoding UBX domain-containing protein 10: MASAPTGLNPPGTRDPLQRMHVTRPKSAKGRTRTTPQGLSHNVETYQCSTSPTSLTPRPPSARSQSGPRMGPDEVPELLHQLPYRPPSSSLNRYRVLPSIGVAGGHEQHMEEELIQQTSAMKLATESGKRPSAKALYRSQSGGDQPESGHTHFKTMDSTTPPDSQEPSEEPRLLLAIRTHTGQRFERHFRPTDTLYTVLAAVGKIDVPYEDCIVESMEVPRRSFLDLSRTLQECGIPNKSVLCIQHLERD; encoded by the coding sequence ATGGCATCTGCTCCGACtggccttaacccccctggcacaAGAGACCCCTTACAGAGAATGCACGTGACAAGACCAAAGTCTGCCAAAGGTCGCACCCGGACCACCCCACAGGGTCTCTCTCACAATGTGGAGACCTATCAGTGCAGCACATCACCCACTTCCCTTACTCCACGACCGCCTTCAGCCCGATCCCAGTCAGGCCCCAGAATGGGaccagatgaagtcccagagcttCTTCACCAGCTTCCATACAGACCACCCTCGTCCAGCCTCAATCGCTACAGGGTGCTTCCGTCCATTGGTGTGGCTGGAGGACATGAGCAGCACATGGAGGAGGAACTCATTCAGCAAACCAGCGCCATGAAGCTAGCGACAGAATCCGGTAAACGTCCATCAGCCAAAGCTTTATACCGAAGTCAGTCCGGTGGTGACCAGCCAGAAAGTGGCCATACGCATTTCAAAACGATGGACTCTACAACCCCCCCAGACTCACAGGAACCATCTGAGGAGCCCAGGCTTCTCCTGGCCATCAGAACCCACACTGGCCAAAGGTTCGAGCGCCACTTCCGGCCAACAGACACGCTGTATACCGTCCTGGCCGCGGTCGGGAAGATCGATGTGCCTTATGAGGACTGCATTGTGGAGTCCATGGAAGTGCCTAGGAGGAGCTTTCTGGATCTCAGCCGGACCCTGCAGGAGTGTGGCATTCCCAACAAGTCAGTGCTGTGTATCCAGCACCTGGAGAGAGACTAG